The following coding sequences lie in one Deltaproteobacteria bacterium genomic window:
- a CDS encoding bile acid:sodium symporter, whose amino-acid sequence MLGPFEKALLASLLLLLMAGMGAGLTLESFRAVARRPLAPLVGLASQFGWMPLLAWALGRALALPPEHALSLLVVGCVPGGTTSNLYTLYARADVALSVSMTAISTVAAVVLMPAVLGLWGRSVSSTSFAIPYGGIISTLALMLVPLALGMWLRARAPRRAAVLERLGSWAGIGVLAVLVVTGVTSNLDTLGQTQGVMFVAAGGLGLAGFGLGYLSAAACGFGVPQRRAIAFETGIQNSPLAIGIIVATFPADAQSQMLWLPLLYALLVLLSAGVLTVLWRRVGAPASHG is encoded by the coding sequence GTGCTCGGCCCCTTCGAGAAGGCTCTGCTCGCGTCGTTGCTGCTGCTGCTGATGGCCGGCATGGGTGCCGGCCTCACGCTCGAGAGCTTCCGCGCCGTCGCACGCCGACCACTCGCACCGCTGGTGGGGCTCGCCTCGCAGTTCGGCTGGATGCCGCTGTTGGCATGGGCGCTCGGACGCGCGCTCGCGCTGCCGCCGGAGCACGCGTTGTCGCTGCTGGTGGTCGGCTGCGTGCCTGGTGGCACCACCTCGAACCTCTACACGCTCTACGCCCGTGCCGACGTCGCGCTGTCGGTGTCGATGACGGCGATCTCGACGGTCGCCGCCGTGGTGCTCATGCCCGCGGTGCTGGGGCTGTGGGGGCGATCGGTGAGCTCGACGAGCTTCGCGATCCCCTACGGCGGGATCATCAGCACGCTCGCGCTGATGCTGGTGCCGCTGGCACTCGGTATGTGGCTGCGCGCCCGCGCACCGCGGCGTGCCGCGGTGCTCGAGCGGCTCGGAAGCTGGGCCGGCATCGGCGTGCTCGCGGTGCTGGTCGTCACCGGCGTCACGAGCAACCTCGACACACTCGGGCAGACCCAGGGCGTGATGTTCGTCGCCGCCGGCGGTCTCGGACTCGCGGGCTTCGGGCTGGGCTACCTGAGCGCCGCGGCGTGCGGCTTCGGCGTGCCGCAGCGTCGCGCGATCGCATTCGAGACCGGCATCCAGAACAGCCCGCTGGCGATCGGCATCATCGTCGCCACGTTTCCGGCCGATGCGCAGTCGCAGATGCTGTGGCTGCCGCTGCTGTATGCGCTGTTGGTGTTGCTATCGGCGGGCGTGTTGACCGTGCTGTGGCGCCGCGTTGGCGCACCCGCGTCACACGGGTGA
- a CDS encoding protein kinase, which translates to MPADSIVGARYRLLESLGRGGMGEVFRAIDETCDREIALKRFRLELDQSEDLLRFRREFHTLARLRHPRIVEAYDFGFDGGRPYYTMELLDGEDFGDLAPLEWSRACGLLRDIASALAFLHARSLLHRDIAPRNARCTTDGRAKLLDFGMLATAGTTSEIVGTVHSIAPEMMLGFPMDGRADLFGLGALAFWLLTGRHPRRARSLNDLIREGRTRAPAPSSIVADIPRELDDLVLSLLSHEPLGRPATAAHVIDRLTAIGGLAPSEGAEVARGYIRSADLVGRRHELEVVRKRLLRAIAGSGGTVVVEGRSGMGKTRLLHEIELEAKLAGARVLRAQARGGGPYALLRALGLDGRGVGSGAGPLPEHSVIGRLLGDAPVADTTATFVGTVSKGGGEGAGDLREERLALQSALAERVERLAEHAPLVVVIDDLQRADEGSASALASLAFGAHDQRVLMVCALRTDEGIHARRAVQKIREHAIVLHPGGLGSADIEQMLRTMFGEVANIGRLARWLRRQAGGSPLHCHEIVRHLVEREVVTNHDGAWVIPEGFADEGLPRGLAESMDVRVRTRSADARSLGRTIAVHGGRVSLRVAVALAEGLDEDRVFAALAELEREDILVGAGERWAMRHEGVREAFLRDIDPIERARLELHVGRTRLAEGPVSAEREAAIGWHLLRGGERRLGARLLARAGRRLYEATSYADAIAPLTAALEVYLESGASAGTRVRLLDMLHTAGFYSDRDTAVKHGDRTIALLERYAGLPIARRLGFLGLRVALAIGVGTAWLMRGFLPPGRRGPAPVAAMRMWLRAVVYAAGVAGFSFDTEQLRRCHRMLAPVSRMRRPDISNAVRFVENLLAFNLGRLQTVRSIGVGEMAAFLHDPGEYSLAEKRLVLGGATFQRGLAAVRTGGPEALTEIAALERLETRIWHIGALQLRAHHHLWRGEEEEARRVWSEAELEFVRLGSLWQLEAVHHASACVTAAFCGDALGLKRHIEVLARQVAAGLDYRAHLDVARGEHARLRGDLDGALRAIEAGLAGLPAGEGLIRPWAETARIEVLLARGDIEQARAAARACIEDVDDDHQQISFRVRAIRSLALAECAAGEPDIAAARLDRAIEDVEASANPLLLGALWEARAQVALAVGNASQAAHAAGQAEFWYRPTRNPVLIARWERLERTLHPPPDPRLEVSANDIVTEMLGAETARHDTLSEVQSILSDCRTANARAERALEMVVEASGARTGLLYLARHGHPSLAAPGHGGEPAGELSRAAVARLSRARQSPDTAALGLERLDATSSSWSSFLLACTGDGRTRLVGVVLLQGGERDLEPPPESLCEAIAQRLLADLEGEASGVSL; encoded by the coding sequence ATGCCCGCCGACAGCATCGTCGGCGCCCGCTATCGCCTGCTCGAGAGCCTTGGGCGTGGCGGCATGGGCGAGGTGTTCCGCGCCATCGACGAGACCTGCGATCGCGAGATCGCACTCAAGCGCTTCCGCCTCGAGCTCGATCAGAGCGAGGACCTGCTGCGATTCCGTCGCGAGTTCCACACGCTCGCACGGCTTCGTCACCCGCGGATCGTCGAGGCCTACGACTTCGGCTTCGATGGCGGTCGGCCCTACTACACGATGGAGCTGCTCGACGGCGAGGACTTCGGCGACCTCGCGCCGCTCGAGTGGTCGCGTGCCTGCGGACTGCTGCGCGACATCGCGTCGGCGCTGGCGTTCCTGCACGCGCGCTCGCTGCTGCACCGCGACATCGCGCCCCGTAACGCGCGCTGCACCACCGACGGCCGCGCGAAGCTGCTCGACTTCGGCATGCTCGCGACCGCGGGCACGACGTCGGAGATCGTCGGCACCGTGCACTCGATCGCACCCGAGATGATGCTCGGCTTCCCAATGGATGGGCGGGCCGATCTGTTCGGACTCGGTGCGCTCGCGTTCTGGTTGTTGACGGGTCGACACCCACGGCGAGCACGCAGCCTCAACGATCTGATCCGCGAGGGTCGCACGCGTGCGCCGGCACCCTCGAGCATCGTCGCCGACATCCCGCGCGAGCTCGATGACCTGGTGCTGTCGCTGCTCAGCCACGAGCCGCTCGGTCGCCCCGCCACCGCGGCCCACGTGATCGACCGTCTGACCGCGATCGGTGGGCTCGCGCCCAGTGAGGGGGCCGAGGTCGCCCGTGGCTACATCCGCAGCGCGGATCTGGTGGGGCGTCGACACGAGCTCGAGGTGGTGCGCAAGCGGCTGCTGCGGGCAATCGCGGGCAGCGGTGGCACCGTCGTCGTCGAGGGCCGCTCGGGTATGGGCAAGACGCGCCTGCTCCACGAGATCGAGCTCGAGGCCAAGCTCGCGGGCGCCCGCGTGCTGCGGGCGCAGGCCCGCGGCGGTGGGCCGTATGCGCTGCTGCGGGCACTCGGGCTCGATGGTCGCGGCGTTGGGTCGGGCGCGGGACCGCTGCCGGAGCACTCCGTGATCGGCCGGCTGCTGGGCGACGCGCCGGTGGCCGACACCACTGCGACGTTCGTGGGCACGGTGAGCAAGGGCGGTGGCGAAGGGGCGGGCGATCTCCGCGAAGAACGTCTCGCACTGCAGTCGGCGCTGGCCGAGCGTGTCGAACGGCTGGCCGAGCATGCGCCGCTGGTGGTCGTGATCGACGACCTGCAGCGTGCCGACGAGGGCTCGGCGTCCGCGCTGGCGTCGCTGGCGTTCGGTGCCCACGACCAGCGGGTGCTGATGGTCTGCGCGTTGCGGACCGACGAGGGCATCCACGCGCGACGCGCGGTGCAGAAGATCCGCGAGCACGCGATCGTGCTGCATCCCGGCGGTCTCGGCTCGGCCGACATCGAGCAGATGCTGCGCACGATGTTCGGCGAGGTCGCCAACATCGGCCGTCTCGCGCGGTGGCTGCGACGCCAGGCCGGTGGCAGTCCGCTGCACTGCCACGAGATCGTGCGGCATCTGGTCGAGCGCGAGGTCGTCACCAACCACGACGGCGCGTGGGTCATCCCCGAGGGCTTCGCGGACGAGGGGCTGCCGCGGGGGCTCGCCGAGTCGATGGATGTCCGCGTGCGCACGCGCAGCGCCGACGCGCGCTCGCTCGGTCGCACGATCGCCGTGCACGGCGGACGCGTGTCGCTGCGGGTCGCGGTCGCGCTCGCCGAAGGCCTCGACGAGGATCGAGTGTTCGCGGCGCTGGCCGAGCTCGAGCGCGAGGACATCCTGGTCGGCGCCGGCGAGCGCTGGGCAATGCGCCACGAGGGCGTGCGCGAGGCGTTCCTGCGGGACATCGATCCGATCGAGCGCGCCCGGCTGGAGCTGCACGTCGGACGCACGCGGCTGGCCGAGGGCCCGGTGTCGGCGGAGCGCGAGGCCGCGATCGGCTGGCACCTGCTGCGCGGCGGCGAGCGGCGACTGGGGGCCCGACTGCTGGCCCGGGCGGGTCGCCGACTCTACGAGGCCACCTCGTACGCCGATGCGATCGCACCGCTGACCGCTGCGCTCGAGGTCTACCTCGAGTCGGGCGCGAGCGCGGGCACGCGCGTCCGGTTGCTCGACATGCTGCACACCGCCGGCTTCTACAGCGACCGCGACACCGCGGTGAAGCATGGCGATCGCACCATCGCACTGCTCGAGCGCTATGCCGGCCTGCCGATCGCGCGGCGCCTCGGCTTCCTCGGGTTGCGCGTCGCGCTCGCCATCGGCGTGGGCACGGCGTGGCTGATGCGTGGGTTCCTGCCGCCGGGGCGCCGCGGCCCGGCGCCGGTGGCCGCAATGCGCATGTGGCTGCGCGCGGTGGTCTACGCCGCCGGCGTGGCGGGCTTCAGCTTCGACACCGAGCAGCTGCGTCGTTGCCATCGCATGTTGGCGCCGGTCTCGCGCATGCGTCGGCCCGACATCTCGAACGCGGTGCGCTTCGTCGAGAACCTGCTGGCGTTCAACCTGGGTCGCTTGCAGACGGTGCGCTCGATCGGCGTCGGCGAGATGGCGGCGTTCCTGCACGACCCGGGCGAGTACTCCTTGGCCGAGAAGCGGCTGGTGCTGGGCGGTGCGACCTTCCAGCGCGGGCTCGCGGCGGTGCGCACCGGTGGGCCCGAGGCGTTGACGGAGATCGCCGCGCTCGAGCGCCTCGAGACCCGCATCTGGCACATCGGTGCGCTGCAGCTGCGCGCCCATCATCACCTGTGGCGCGGCGAAGAGGAGGAGGCCCGGCGGGTGTGGTCCGAGGCCGAGCTCGAGTTCGTGCGCCTCGGTTCGCTGTGGCAGCTCGAGGCCGTGCACCATGCGTCGGCCTGCGTGACGGCGGCGTTCTGCGGCGACGCGCTGGGCCTCAAGCGGCACATCGAGGTGCTCGCGCGACAGGTCGCGGCCGGCCTCGACTACCGCGCCCACCTCGACGTCGCGCGGGGCGAGCACGCACGCCTGCGTGGCGACCTCGACGGTGCGCTGCGTGCGATCGAGGCCGGGCTCGCCGGCTTGCCGGCTGGGGAGGGCCTCATCCGTCCGTGGGCCGAGACCGCGCGGATCGAGGTGTTGCTCGCCCGCGGCGACATCGAGCAGGCCCGCGCGGCGGCGCGGGCGTGCATCGAGGACGTCGACGACGATCACCAGCAGATCAGCTTCCGCGTGCGCGCGATTCGATCGCTGGCGCTGGCCGAGTGCGCCGCAGGTGAGCCCGATATCGCCGCGGCGCGGCTCGATCGCGCGATCGAGGACGTCGAAGCCTCGGCCAACCCGCTGCTGCTCGGTGCGCTGTGGGAGGCGCGGGCTCAGGTCGCGCTGGCGGTCGGCAACGCGTCCCAGGCCGCGCACGCCGCGGGTCAGGCGGAGTTCTGGTATCGACCGACGCGCAACCCCGTGCTCATCGCGCGCTGGGAGCGGCTCGAACGCACGCTGCACCCGCCGCCGGATCCACGGCTGGAGGTCAGTGCGAACGACATCGTCACGGAGATGCTCGGAGCCGAGACCGCACGGCACGACACGCTCTCGGAGGTGCAGTCGATCCTCAGCGACTGCCGCACCGCCAACGCGCGGGCCGAGCGAGCGCTGGAGATGGTGGTCGAGGCCTCGGGCGCGCGCACAGGTCTGCTGTACCTCGCGCGGCACGGGCACCCCTCGCTCGCTGCGCCCGGACACGGCGGTGAGCCAGCCGGCGAGCTGTCGCGCGCCGCGGTCGCGAGGCTGTCGCGCGCGAGGCAGTCGCCCGACACCGCCGCACTGGGGCTCGAGCGCCTCGACGCGACGTCGTCGAGCTGGTCGAGCTTCCTGCTCGCTTGCACCGGCGACGGGCGCACGCGGCTGGTCGGCGTGGTGCTGCTGCAGGGCGGTGAGCGCGACCTCGAGCCGCCGCCCGAGTCGTTGTGCGAGGCGATCGCACAGCGACTGCTCGCGGATCTCGAGGGCGAAGCCAGCGGCGTGAGCCTGTAG